A region from the Lolium perenne isolate Kyuss_39 chromosome 4, Kyuss_2.0, whole genome shotgun sequence genome encodes:
- the LOC127347217 gene encoding uncharacterized protein, with amino-acid sequence MSLPTAAAQWAFLRQRYQPSGDALYLSVVRQEHDLQQGDSTIDEFYTQSAAIWRQLDSLRTAVCGTCPCCLTVRADLEFQRVFEFLSRLRTEFEPRRAQLLARGRVPLSEVLAELRAEETRLRGAGLLAVPSALAARGPPVPSASLRSPAPPLLSTPSVQGQSQSQQPRGPRPPCAFCGKAGHDVSGCWRRDPSLRQQYLDKLARRQAGSSGSSAVALSDQDIIRGLRGLLAATGSSSTGTAGSVSGSSGTARPPPSTQSGPPYTGPGWSWPSQP; translated from the exons ATGAGTCTTCCCACtgctgctgctcagtgggcttttcttcgtcagcgctatcagccgtctggggatgctctttaTCTGTCTGTGGTTCGTCAGGAGCATGatcttcagcagggtgattctactattgacGAGTTCTAtactcagagtgctgctatttggcgtcagcttgattctcttcgtacagctgtgtgtggcacctgtccctgctgtctgactgtgcgcgcggatctggagtttcagcgcgtttttgagttcttgtcgcggctccgcacggagtttgagccgcgtcgtgcccagctgcttgcccgtggtcgtgttccgctctctgaggtactcGCTGAGCTGCGCGCagaggagactcgtcttcgtggtgctggtcttcttgcGGTTCCCTCTGCACTTGCTGCTCGTGGTCCTCCTGTGCCGTCCGCTTCGTTGCGGTCTCCAGCACCGCCGTTACTCTCTACTCCGTCGGTCCAGGGCCAGAGTCAGTCTCAGCAGCCTCGTGGTCCTCGTCCTCCCTGCGCCTTCTGTGGCAAGGCTGGCCACGACGTCTCTGGCTGCTGGAGGAGGGACCCCAGCTTACGTCAGCAGTACCTTGATAAGCTTGCTCGTCGGCAGGCTGGTTCTTCAGGCTCGTCTGCTGTTGCGCtgtctgatcaggacattatccgtggtcttcgtggtctgctcgctgctacaggctcttcttcgacgggtactgctggttctgtgtctggctcttctggcaccgcgcgaccaccaccttctacacagtcag gaccgccgtacacaggccctggttggagctggccctcgcagccttga
- the LOC139839135 gene encoding momilactone A synthase-like — protein MHIVLRGKSRAGPAMPRGFAGNRGYSTALNSQRLAGKVAVITGGASGIGKATAEEFVKNGAKVVLADVQDDLGHALAAKLGADSASYTRCDVTDEAQVAAAVDLAVSRHGNLDIMFNNAGILGSLARPPLASLDLADFDTVMAMMPAPPPRSPRRPSPSPTLCVITSNRWWAAAVEGVAARGTARSRVRSSIGAA, from the coding sequence ATGCACATCGTCCTAAGGGGAAAGAGCCGCGCTGGGCCGGCCATGCCACGCGGCTTCGCCGGCAACCGTGGCTACTCCACGGCCCTGAACTCCCAGCGGCTGGCCGGGAAGGTGGCCGTGATCACCGGTGGAGCCAGCGGCATCGGCAAGGCCACGGCCGAGGAGTTCGTCAAAAACGGCGCCAAGGTCGTCCTCGCCGACGTCCAGGACGACCTTGGTCACGCCCTGGCGGCCAAGCTCGGCGCCGACTCGGCATCCTACACCCGCTGCGACGTCACCGACGAGGCGCAGGTCGCCGCGGCCGTGGACCTCGCCGTGTCCCGCCACGGCAACCTGGACATCATGTTCAACAACGCCGGCATCCTGGGCTCCCTGGCGCGGCCCCCGCTCGCCTCCCTCGACCTCGCCGACTTCGACACCGTCATGGCCATGATGCCGGCGCCGCCACCGCGCTCTCCGCGCCGCCCTTCTCCATCGCCAACCCTCTGCGTCATTACGTCGAACAGGTGGTGGGCGGCCGCGGTTGAGGGCGTCGCCGCACGCGGCACTGCACGCAGCCGTGTGCGCTCCTCCATTGGTGCGGCGTAG